A window of Cellulomonas sp. SLBN-39 genomic DNA:
GTGGAAGGTCGCCACGACGGGGCCGTCGGCGATCCACAGCGCGAGCATGCTCAGGCTCGGCGTGACGGGCTCGTGCAGGTGCAGGACGTCGAACTCGCCCTGCGCGAGCCAGCGGCGCACGCGCCGGGCGGTGACGGGGCCGAACGTCAGGCGCGCGACGGACCCGTTGTAGTGGACGGGCACGGCCCGTCCGGCGGGCACGAGGTAGTCCGGGACGGGTGTCTCGTCGGCGGCCGGGGCGAGCACCGAGACGGTGTGGCCGCGGTCGATGAGCGCCTCGGCGAGGTCACGGACGTGGAACTGCACGCCACCGGGCACGTCGAACGAGTACGGGCAGACCAGCCCGACGCGCAGCGGCCGGCCGCTCACGCCGGACCTCCGACCGGGACGTCGGCGCCGGGGCCCCCGGCGTCCGGCGCGGACCGCACGGTGGCGTCGCGGGCGGGGTCGAGGTCCTCGACGAAGACGCGCTGGAGCATGTGCCAGTCCTGCGGCGCGGCGTGCACCTGCGCGGCGACCACGTCGACCCAGGCCTGGGTGACCGCGACGAGCCGCTCCGCGCGCGGCAGGTCGTCGGGCACGGGGACGACCGGGGAGAAGGTCAGCACGATGCCCCAGGGGCCGCCGGCGGCGCGGCGGCGCGGGCCGCGCAGGCGCTCGTACCGGATCCCCGTGGCGACGAGCGGCGCACCGACGCCGATGGCCAGCGCCGCGGGCCCGGCGGCGACCCGGGCGCGCCGGCCGAACAGGTCGACCTCGACCCCCTTGGCCGTCAGGTCGCGGTCGGCCAGCAGCGGCAGCAGGCCGGGCCCGGTGCGCGCGACCCGCACGAGCTGGCGGTAGACGTCGCCGCCGCCGGTGAGCGGGATGATCGTCAGGCCGAGGCTCTCGCGGAACGCGACGAACTCCTGGAAGAGCTCCTCGGGGCGCAGCCGCTCGGCCACGGTCGTCACCGGCGCGAGGGCACGCGTGGCCCACGCCCCGGCGAGGTCCCAGTTGCCCGTGTGGCCGAGGACCATCAGGACCTGCCGGCCCGCGTCGAGGTGCGGCTGGACGTGCTCGCGGCCCTCGACCCGCACCCGGGCGTCGACCTGGTCGCGGCTGAGCCGGCGCAGGGTGAACGTCTCGCCGAAGTAGCGCAGGTACGACCGCATGCCGGCGCGGGAGAGGCGGCGCAGGGCGCGGGCGTCGAGCTCGGGGCGCACCCGGGCGAGGTTCGCCTCGAGGCGGCGGACCCCGGACGTGCGGCGCGCCCACGTCACGTCGGCCGCGACGGTCGTCAGGGCACGGACGACGGGGCCGGGCACGCGGTGACCGACCTTCCAGGCCAGGTGGTAGAGGCGGGCGACGTCCACGCTCATGCGTTCTCCTGCACCTGACGGCGGACCGTGGCCATGCGCTGGACGACGGTCACGGCGGACGCCACCGCGAGCAGCGCGAGCACGACGGACATGACGACCGTGGGGGCCCCGGCGCCGACCACCGCGGTCGCGACGAGCACGACGAGGAGCCGGTCGGCGCGCTCGGCGATCCCGCCGCTGGCGGTCATGCCGAGCCCTTCGGCCCGCGCCCGGGCGTAGGGCACGACCGAGCCGAGCACGAGGCAGGCGAGCGCGAGCAGCGCGGCGGTGCGGTCGTCCCCGCCGCCGACGTACCAGACGACCAGCCCCGAGAAGATCGCGGCGTCGCCGAACCGGTCGAGGGTCGAGTCGAGGAACGCCCCCCACGGCCCGGTGCGGCCCGAGCGGCGCGCCATCACCCCGTCGAGGGAGTCGGTGAGCGTGAAGACGCCGATGAGGACCGCGCCGAGCAGCAGGTGCCCGGTCGGGAACGCCCACAGGGCCGTGACGACCACGACGAGCGTGCCGACGACGGTCACGACGTCCGGGGAGACGCCGGCACGCAGCAGGGCGTCGGCCAGGGGCGCCCAGACCTTCTGCGCGAGCCCGCGGAAGCGGTTCAGCACGTCGTCCCCCCGTCGGCGGGCCACGCCGCGGCCAGGCGCGCACGGGTGTCGCCGAGGACCTCCGGCAGGGCACGGGTGCTCGCGACGATCGGCAGGAAGTTCGCGTCCCCGCCCCACCGCGGCACGACGTGCTGGTGCAGGTGCGCCTGGATGCCCGCGCCGGCGACCTGCCCCTGGTTCATGCCGAGGTTGAACCCCTGCGGCGCGTGCACGGCCCGCAGGGTGCGCATGGCGGTGCGGGTCAGGGCGGCGACCTCGACGACCTCCTCGGGGGTGAGGTCCGTGTAGTCCGCGACGTGCCGGTAGGGGCAGACCATCAGGTGCCCGGCGTTGTACGGGTACAGGTTGAGCACGACGAACGCGACGGCTCCGCGCGCGACGACGAGCCCCTCGTCGTCCGGCAGGCCCGGGACGCGGCAGAAGGGGCAGCCGTCGCCGGGGGCGTCGTCGGCCGGCTTGTCCTGCCCGCCGATGTACGCCATGCGGTGCGGC
This region includes:
- a CDS encoding phosphatidylinositol mannoside acyltransferase, with the protein product MSVDVARLYHLAWKVGHRVPGPVVRALTTVAADVTWARRTSGVRRLEANLARVRPELDARALRRLSRAGMRSYLRYFGETFTLRRLSRDQVDARVRVEGREHVQPHLDAGRQVLMVLGHTGNWDLAGAWATRALAPVTTVAERLRPEELFQEFVAFRESLGLTIIPLTGGGDVYRQLVRVARTGPGLLPLLADRDLTAKGVEVDLFGRRARVAAGPAALAIGVGAPLVATGIRYERLRGPRRRAAGGPWGIVLTFSPVVPVPDDLPRAERLVAVTQAWVDVVAAQVHAAPQDWHMLQRVFVEDLDPARDATVRSAPDAGGPGADVPVGGPA
- a CDS encoding HIT domain-containing protein, which gives rise to MVDHADPGDAVPRTHGLAGDPDGYERLWTPHRMAYIGGQDKPADDAPGDGCPFCRVPGLPDDEGLVVARGAVAFVVLNLYPYNAGHLMVCPYRHVADYTDLTPEEVVEVAALTRTAMRTLRAVHAPQGFNLGMNQGQVAGAGIQAHLHQHVVPRWGGDANFLPIVASTRALPEVLGDTRARLAAAWPADGGTTC
- the pgsA gene encoding phosphatidylinositol phosphate synthase, with translation MLNRFRGLAQKVWAPLADALLRAGVSPDVVTVVGTLVVVVTALWAFPTGHLLLGAVLIGVFTLTDSLDGVMARRSGRTGPWGAFLDSTLDRFGDAAIFSGLVVWYVGGGDDRTAALLALACLVLGSVVPYARARAEGLGMTASGGIAERADRLLVVLVATAVVGAGAPTVVMSVVLALLAVASAVTVVQRMATVRRQVQENA